Part of the Antechinus flavipes isolate AdamAnt ecotype Samford, QLD, Australia chromosome 2, AdamAnt_v2, whole genome shotgun sequence genome is shown below.
TTTAGcacaacttcttcattttagagatgaggaaactggtgaGGAATGTGGTGCACAGAGAAATGACCAACTAGTTAATCAATTAGAATTCTGGACCAATTTCACTCACAATTCAGGGTTCTGTccattataataaagaaaaggtTTCTCGCTGGATTCATAAAAAGCATATAAATGAACAGCACATATAAGCATTTATACCCCCCTTTTGTTTTCAGTTATACAAACTTATAAtgatttaaattaatttgattcAAACAGAAAACACTACCTGAGAATATCATAGCTGGCAAAATCCCACTGATAAAGTCCTAGGGCTGAACTACATACAATGTATTTGCCATCAAAATGGAGTCTGGGCTGCAAACAGATACTTCGATCCTCAGACACAGACAATGTTTTTAAGCATTTGCAGTTGATTTCTCTTCCAATTGGCCAaatctacagatgaagaaacaatcaTAAGAATGCTAGCTCCTATCAACTTGATGGGGGGCAGCGGGAGAAGGGGCAGTGTGGGAGGGAAAAACAACCTTGTTTACAAAGCAAGCTAGTGTTGGTCTGTGTTTATTACATTCAGGTTAGTTTAGTCCACTAAGATGAGGAAGATGGATGTTGGCAGGAAGCAGGAATAAGCTAGGGAAGGAAAAATTCAGTGCAATTTGTCAAAGTGCCAAGTCTAGCCTGAAGCAGGAAAAAcacattcaaaaaattttttttcctaacaacaATGGTCTTTATGAAATATCTTGGTCTAAGATTCATTTTCAATTTAGAAACAGAATACTTTATACTCTCAGCCGAGAGGACACTAAGTCTTATCACTAGTCATTATTTATTAAGGAAACTTTTGAATATTAGAACAATGCTTTCTTTACCTTAATTGGCACTAATACTTAGCCTGTACTGTcaagttttaaaatttctcagCTCCTGCTTTATTGCTTTGTCAGTGATGTTTGCAGGTGGGAGCTATGAGAAATGTAAGGCCCCACAAAATGAGAAAGTACAAAACTGCACTTCATTAATagctttaaaataatggttctatAACCATAAAAGATAGTTTAAGCTCCCTGTTCCTTTctaatcattaaaaataagaaattagtgAAGTTAGTGAGGCATTTTAATAACAGCAAGGACAACTAGGGATGGTGATAGGATGTAAGCAATGAAATGTAAGTGAACCATGCTTGTCTAAGGTACATGTATTTAGATCTGGGAACTTGGAAGCTAAAACTGGTTCTCTAATCACGCAGAACTCGATGAGGATTCAAATTAGTTATCTAAAAGTTGTGCTTCAGGTAGTACCTACTATGATAATTTTAATCTTGCTAAATTTGCCCAATTTCATCTAACAGGGAAAACTAAAAGATAGAAAGCAAAAGTCACTCACCTTGATTTCATACTTGTCTGCACTAAGGAGAATGTGATCTCCAGGGCTGTGCAACAGAGACTTGACCTTGCACTTCTGTAAAACCACCTGCAAATATGAAGTTTTTATAAAAGGGTAAGGTCTGAAGTCATGTGGTATATTATGCCAAATTACTGTAACCTAAACTGTGTGCCTTGTGCCAACTaattacattttttcattcaCAACTAGATGATTCCAGGTATTTATTTAGCAGGATGATGACACTTCATTGTCCTCTTCTCCAATGGCTTCAGTCACGATCATAAAACCAAAAGATTTGGAGCAGAAAGGAGCCTCAGAGAAAACCTAGGCCAAACTCCCTagtttactgatgagaaaacaaaagctaGACCTAACAATATAAACTCCTCACTTTGAAATTTAACATGAGTTTCAGAGATGCTTTCAGTACTTAAAAAGTATGCCTGAGGTATAAAATCAATCTTATCCACTAAGGAAAATATTACCATGGGACAAGCTCCATCATAATCATCTACATTACTGGCAATCTGGTACCTAGAGAAGGGATGTGATGTTACTAAATCCCAGCGTCCTCTAGATGCAAGGTTATATGCAGCTGTCAAATTCTGACATCTCTGCCAAGCCATCCACAAATTAAGGCCAGAAATTGTGATTATTTAACTATTCTATGAAAATCTGTTAAATGAATatgaaggcaaaaacaaaacagtcacTGATCACCTGCTTCcaaggaaacaaaagaataaaggaagacaaAGGATTAACCAAATGCCTGGGTAGATTTTGTCAACTTACAAGCCATGGTATAGATTTTTGTTTCTGGCTTTAAGGATCTTTAAAAGCATCTAATTCAACCTttgcattttgcagatgaggaaactaaggccccaGGAAGTGAAAAGACACATTTAGTCACAGCAGACTCAAACCCAGAATCCAGTCAGTTCTTGTTTAGCTGCCCTGCCCCATACCACTTCTCACAAGTCTTAAAAGCTGCAAAACAAGGATAAAATACCACAATGTTTCAACAGACAACTAGTAATTTGAGATTTGACTCAACAGCTCTCCTACCTTGGTTACCCACTCAGTATGTCCCGTGAGTGTGTTTAGGCATGTCCCCGTTGATAAGGCCCATACTTTCACAGTGAAGTCCGCAGAACCACTCACCAAGAGATCAAGCTCATCATTGTAGTCCACGCTgaacactaaaaacaaaaaatagaaacccccacatatacaaagataaagcaCCCTCCATTGTCACATTCATATCTCTTTTTCTTGCTAAGAAAAGGGGACCTTCATGACTCATAGGTAATAAGTATATTTTTCCAGAACtgcaaaattatgaaaatttccAAAAGCTCCTCATAGCTTAGTTTTATATAGTGCTACTACTCTTGTTACTATAATGCTCTACTCAActagaaattatgaagaaaatccaGCTATTCAAACCTCTTTTAGAATTGAGGCTTGTTAACAATAAGGCCAGGTTAACAAATATCAATTAACACCTCTCTTTTTAGTCATTCATGACCTAAAAGTGATATGGGAATCCAAATAGCAGAAATGccagtattttctccttactACTACCTacaagcaaaaaaagagagaaagagagaaaaagaaaaagagagaaagaggaagaaaggaaaaaaggaaaaaagtgccTTGCACAAGCACTAGATAATCTGTCATATGCAAAGAAAACTGCATTTAGCCACATACAGAAGAGTATTTGTCACCTGAATAAAGacttagtggggaaaaaaatcaagaaagaaccCCTCCCCCAATCAATTTTAACAGTATATggttgtgaaaaaaaatgaattggggaaAACGGAGAAAATATGGAGATCACATTATTCAAATTCATACTTCATGTTTTCACTGGGGTGAAACCAATTACCTTATTTCTAGTTATAATTCTGAATAGTGAGAATTTGAACATATATAACCACTTCAGggaattcattatttgtactAATCAGGATCAAGCTATACCtcaaaaatgaaacaagtttaattcattcaacaaatatcatAAACAGCCTATAAATGTAGGCCATTGTGAGAGTCATTAAGGGAAATATAAAGATAAGTAAGATAATGTCTCTATTTTCCTGGATTTTTACtaaaaatgtagaagaaaaaataaagtatgtcTGCAAAAAGCCGTATTTAGGTCAATGTGTCATAGCAGAAAGAGTAATGGTCTTGAAGTCAGAACATGGATTCAAGTCCATATATTGGTACATTACCTGTGTAACTGAGTAAACTACTTCCTCTCTTTAGAGCCTATATGCCCTACATGTAAAAAGAGAGTAACACTTACTATTTTACAGAGTTGTAcggaaaaatactttgtaaactttaaaaggctaaaaaaaacccaaagcttcaattattagaataaaagaaatataaaatgtgatGAAATCAGGTAAGGAAACCAATAACAGctggagaaataaaggaaaaattcatagaagaaatgatatttgaaCTTCATCTTGAGGATGAGTAAGATGTTAATACTTAAAGATTATATGGAGAGAAGAATAATCTACTAGATCAATTCAAGTTTTTGGACAAAATCCCAAAGACGCCAAGAAACAGAGCCTTGAATTTGAAATTACAGtcaaatgatagtttttttttttttttttaaagaatgtaggGAACCGAATAGATCTGATTCTTAATTCCCATCTCTAGGAGATTATTTGAAATGCTTAATAAGAGATTCAAAGACCTTGAGCTGTAAAGAAGAATTTAGAAACCATGTCAAACTGCTAAAGATAAAATAACCTACAAAGAAAACTCCACCAAAAAAGTGATACATGTTAGAAGTGCTAGATTTCTCTAATTTGGAGATAAAGATTTGGATGAGGGAAAATTTATGGCAAATATATAATGGGTTAGAAAGATTGGCCTCTAGCACTGGTTTTGATACTACTTGACTCACGCCCTAAGATAAAAACCATCTCTCCTGagctgtgaaatgggaataatatctaATCTGCCAATTGCACAgtatggttgtgaggatcaactgatcCATCTATAAAATTTTTGCCAGAATGTTACTTTTTATGCATAATTCTGATTACATACAtttctactcaaaaatcttcaaatttTTTTGACCAATACCCAAAGATTCTTCACAGTTTGATACAACTTTTCCaactttatcttctatttttcttccctcgTTTTCTATGATTTAGTCCAGTTGAACACTGGTATCCTGAATATTTCCTACCCTTTTCTTTCAGTGCTTTTGACCATAATCTTCTCTGAAATGTCTTTCTTCCCTCTAACTTCTGAAATtctactctttctttccctagctCAAGTAAAATACAACTTCCTCCAAGAAGTCTTCCTTGCCTACAAACCAGTAATATTCTCCCACAGATATTACACTGCACTCTGTCCCACAATTCTTTCATACATTTATCATGTATACTGTCTATTAGATATATATCTATGCCTTAGTCCCGCTCTAAATTCCATTGAGGTAGAATCAAGGTCTTATTTAAATTTGACCATGACTCCCCCAATGTCTGACACAGTCTTCTGTATTCAGTTGatacttaatttttattgaataaaatgagataattcacaaataaatcatttgtaattttaaagagctataaaaatgtaaaggatttttaaaactaCTACTTGAAAATCTATGAAAAGGGATTCTATCCACTAAGATTTTTAAGCAATGAGCAAATAGTCTGTAGATGAACCACAGTAAAATATATTCCCAATATGTATAAGGAGTAAAAATTAAGTTAGTTATATAGGGCAGTACAAGGCACTACAAAAGGACAATAGAGAATGGTGGAATAATTTAACTGGTGATGTTGGACAAGCCACTAAACCTCCCTTGgtattgtttcctcatctgtaaaatgataggggTTGAAACAGAATGGCTCATTTTGGCTTGAATTCTATGTAGTCCAGCAGAGAGTTTTAATCCCTCATTGTAAAATCTCATTTCCCaaagtttaaagaaaatcaaCATATTAATTTAGATCAgcctttcctccccacctccataCTATGGGCAGGGAAAGTATTAACAGTACAAATAAAGGGAAATGTCCTATAACTACCATGGAAGAAGAATGgcatatataaaaaggaaattatcttTCTTGGCACCCAGACAAAGACATGGATTTAAAAAACCATACCTGCACCTGTGTGTCCTCGGAAGTGTTGGGTTCGGGCTCCTGAACTCCATTCCCAACAGGCTACTGTGTTATCAAAGGATCCTGTTACAAGTTTCTGTTCATCAAACTTCACAGCAGCACAAGTGTGAGTCTGTATGCCATATATACACTGTCCTGTGCTCACATCCCAGAGTTTTGCAGACAAGTCATCTGAcccttccaaaaaaagaaaagggaatgttAGGAATAGTCAGAGCATATACAACAAAAGTATACCCAGAGTTAAGAAATGATAATAgcaataagtaataataattcatatttacagAGTACTTGAATTAATAGAATCATGGGATTCAGAGCAATAAGGAACTTCAGATGGCATAgtccaatccctcattttacaggtgaagaaactgaagctagaggttaagtgacttgcccctgtCACACATATAGTGccaaaggcaggatttaaactcaagtcctcctttAGAAAcactgttctttccattgtaccatgacTCACAAATTTTTAATGAGGGAGTATTATAGATATCATGGTACCATGTTACAGTAGGTATGGCGTCAGAGGTCTTGGGTGCAAATGCTGCTTCTATCCctattttatctttgatctcAGCCAAATCACTTAACAATCTCTCTGGCCCTACATAGTCTCACTATAATCAGCTGAGCTAgaatcagagcttcttaaacttttttctacttataactccttttctccttcaaaatttTAATGTGACCCCAAACATACAGGTGTAGAAAAcgggtatataaatcaaacatttactgatagtaaATCATAATCATCATAAATCaacccccacatttagttataaGACCTCCCATGTGGTCATGAATAACAGTTTTAAGAAGCTGGAAACTAGATAACCCATAATTTTTCTTGgagtattaaaattatttataactcTATAAGCattattacctttttttaaaggtgaggaagctgaggtcccCAGAAGTAAAGAAACtgacatttctctaatcagaaaGCCAATAAATGTGGAATTGGGGTTTGAtatcaagattaaaaaaatttttttaaataaaatgaaaagatagcaTAGTTTGgtctatattcagactccatcaattctctTCCCAGATGTGGAcaccatttttcatcatgagtccttaaGAGTGTCctgatcactgcattgctgagaacagctaagtaaGCCACAATTAATcaatcatcatacaatattgctgttactgtgtacaacgtcctcctggttctactcacttcattttgtatcagttcaagtCTCTTCTGCCTTTTCAGAAATCAACCtagttgtcatttcttatagtacaatattccattactatcatatactacaacttgtttagccattcctcaactgatggttATTCCATCAGTTTCCAAGTCTTTGCCATCTCAAAGAGgtgtgatataaatatttttgtacatttttttttaatttaaaaataaaaaacgaAAAAAACCTCTTTGGAATTCATAGTAATGGGATtattagatcaaagggtatgactAGTTTGATTAGATTATCCTTTGGGTGttgttctctaaaatggttggactAATTTACACCTCCACCAATaacgcatcagtgtcccaattttcccacacccccttcaacatttctcattttccgTTTCTAGTGTATTAACAAATATAATAGGTGTGAAGTGGGaactcagttgttttaatttgcatttctctaatcaatagtgatttaagaatattttttcatataactatgacattttttaatatgattttttttctgctgaaaaaaaatttactattttttcctttgaccatttatcaattggggaatgacttgtattcttataaa
Proteins encoded:
- the FBXW2 gene encoding F-box/WD repeat-containing protein 2 isoform X2; its protein translation is MKQLKDHEAFETSSLIGHSARVYALYYKDGLLCTGSDDLSAKLWDVSTGQCIYGIQTHTCAAVKFDEQKLVTGSFDNTVACWEWSSGARTQHFRGHTGAVFSVDYNDELDLLVSGSADFTVKVWALSTGTCLNTLTGHTEWVTKVVLQKCKVKSLLHSPGDHILLSADKYEIKIWPIGREINCKCLKTLSVSEDRSICLQPRLHFDGKYIVCSSALGLYQWDFASYDILRVIKTPELANLALLGFGDIFALLFDNRYLYIMDLRTENLISRWPLPEYRKSKRGSSFLAGEMSWLNGLDGQNDMGLVFATSMPDHSIHLVLWKEHG